The genomic region CGACCGGTCTGTTCATCTTCAACTTCACACAGAGCGCGGTGCTGGCGGGCACCCAGTCGATCAGCGGCAACCTCGGGCTGATCCGGGCGCTGCACTTCCCCCGTGCCAGCCTGCCGCTGTCCACCACTGTGACCCAGTTCCAGCAACTGCTGGCCTCGATGGTGGTGCTCATCGGGATCGTGCTCGTCACCGGCGAGCCGATCACGTGGAAGTGGCTGATACTCGTGCCGGCCCTGCTGCTACAGGCGGTGTTCAACGCCGGCGTGGTGCTGTTCGTCGCCCGCATGGGCTCCAAGGCGAGCGACCTCAAGCAGGTAATGCCGTTCCTCATGCGCACCTGGATGTACGGCTCCGGCGTGCTCTACAGCGTCAGCCTCTTCTCGCGGCTGCCCGGCTGGGCATCGACGCTGGTCCAGTACAACCCGCTGCTCGTCTACATCGAGCTGGCCCGCTACGCGCTGCTGGACGAGCCGCCGCTGCTCAACGAGTCGCTGACCCAGCTCTGGCTGGTCGGCGCCGGCTGGGCACTCGTGGCCGGCATCGGTGGCTTCATCTACTTCTGGCGCGGCGAACAGGAGTACGGCCGTGGTTGATTCCCTGCACGCCGCCAACGAGGCGACCGTCGCCCTGCCCGTGCTGACGCCGGAACGGATCCCCACAGTTGTGGTGGACGACGCGCACATCATCTACCGGGTGCACCAGGGCGCCGGTGGTGGCACCACGCCGGTGGCCGCGCTGCGCCGGCTGGTGAAGCGCACGAACGCGCCGAACATCCGCGAGGTGCACGCCGTCAAGGGCGTCTCGTTCACCGCGTACCGGGGCGAGGCGATCGGGCTGATCGGCAGCAACGGCTCCGGCAAGTCCACGATCCTGCGGGCCATCGCCGGCCTGCTGCCGGTCAACAGAGGTGCCATCCACACCCAGGGGCAACCGTCGCTGCTGGGCGTGAACGCCGCCCTGCTCAACGACCTGTCGGGTGAGCGCAACGTCGTGCTGGGCTGCCTGGCCATGGGCATGCATCCCGACGAGGTCGCCAAGCAGGCCCAGGGGATCATCGACTTCTCCGGGATCAACGAGCGGGGTGACTTCGCCAGCCTGCCGATGCGCACGTACTCCTCCGGCATGGCGGCCCGGCTGCGGTTCTCCATCGCCGCTGCCAAGAAGCACGACGTGCTGCTCATCGACGAGGCGCTCGCCACCGGCGACAAGGGCTTCCGCAAGCGCAGCGAGCAGCGGGTACGGGAGCTGCGCGAGGGTGCCGGCACCGTGTTCCTCGTCAGCCACCAGCTCTCCTCGGTGCGCGACACCTGTGAACGGACCCTCTGGCTGGAATCGGGCGTCCTGCGGATGGACGGCCCCACCGACGAGGTCATCCGGGCATACGAGGCGTACGCGAACAAGAAGTAGCACCGACGCGGCACCAGGGGGACCGCGCCGCCCGCGTTGGGGCGGCGCGGTCCGCGCGTTAAGGTTCATTCCGTCGCCGCTCGGGCGGAACCTTCCGTTAACGCATTCGACGAGAGTGAGGATCCGGCAATGACGCAGGACCAGACCACTGGCCCGGACGCCGCAACGGAGACCCCCGTACCCTGGCGGCCGTCGCGGACAGTGGCCGTGGTGCTGGCCGGCGGCACCGGGACCCGGCTGGGCCTCGGCATTCCCAAGCAGCTGCTGAAGATCGCCGGCAAACCGATCATCGAGCACACCCTCGCGGTCTTCGAGGCCGCGCCGGAGATCGACGAGATCATCGTGCTGATGGCGACCGGACACGTCGAGGACGCCCGGCAGATCGTCGAGAAGGCCGGCCTGCGCAAGGTCACCAAGGTGATCGAGGGCGGCGACACCCGCAACGCCACCACCCGGATCGCGCTGGACGCGGTCGGCCCGGCCGACTGCAACATCCTCTTCCACGACGCCGTCCGCCCGCTGCTCAGCGGCCGGATCGTCCGCGAGTGCGTCAACGCGCTGTGGACCTACGACGCCGTGGACGTGGCCATCCCGTCCGCGGACACGATCATCCAGGTGGACGAGAACGACTGCATCACCGACATCCCGGTGCGCTCCCGGCTGCGCCGCGGCCAGACCCCGCAGGCGTTCCGCTCCCCCACCATCCGTGAGGCGTACCGGATCGCCGAGGATGACCCCAACTTCGCCGCGACCGACGACTGCGGCGTGGTGCTGCGCTACCTGCCGGGCACCCCGATCAAGGTGATCGACGGCTCGGACGAGAACATCAAGGTCACCCACCCGGTCGACGTGCACCTGGCGGACAAGCTCTTCCAGCTCGCCGCGGCGCAGGCGCCCCGGCTGACCAACCACCGCAGCTACACCGAGGAGCTGACCGGGCGCACCATCGTGGTGTTCGGCGGCAGCTACGGCATCGGCCACGAGCTGACCGAGCTGGCCCGAGGCTACGGCGCCCAGGTCTTCCCGTTCAGCCGCTCCACCACCGGCACCCACGTGGAGCGCGCCGAGGACGTCGAGGCCGCCCTCAAGACCGCCTTCGAGGCCACCGGCCGGATCGACCACGTGGTGGTCACCGCCGGGATCCTGGAGCGGGGCGCGCTGGCCGAGATGGACGAGGAGACGATGGACCGGCTGTTGCAGGTCAACTTCGTCGGCCCGGTGACCATCGCCCGCCAGGCCCTGCCGTACCTCCAGCAGACCAAGGGTCAGCTGCTGCTCTACACGTCCAGCTCGTACACCAGGGGTCGGGCCCGCTACGCGCTCTACTCGGCCACCAAGGCCGCCCTGGTCAACCTGACCCAGGCGCTCGCCGACGAGTGGGCCGACGTCGGCGTCCGCGTCAACTGCATCAACCCGGAGCGGACCGCCACCCCGATGCGGACGCGGGCCTTCGGCGAGGAGCCGGAGCACACCCTGCTCGCCGCGGAGGCCGTCGCCCAGTCCTCGCTCGACGTGCTGGTCTCCGACCTCACCGGCCAGGTCATCGACGTACGCCGGGCGCCCGGCGACGGGCCGGCGCCGGCTGCCGTACCGGCCCAGTCCGGCGCGGGGCGGGTCGAGGTGTCGGCTGGCACGACCTCCGCAAGCTGACGCGGGTAGCGGAAGCGGGACGGCGGCGAACGGAGCGACATGCGCGGTGACCTGGTCCGAAAGTTGGCCGCCCGGTGCCTGAGCGTCGGCCTGGCCGTGCTGGCGTTCGTCGTGGTGGCGCTGACCGGCGCCACCGGTTGGGGGCTGGCGCTGGCTGTCGCCGCGCTGGCGGCGGCCGCCGCCGAACAGCGAGCCCGGCCCGGCGCCGACCTCGTGGCGGAGACCACGCTGATCGCCGCCGCCGTGCTGGTCGGCTACGCCCGACGGCTTGACGACGGGTTCGACCTGGCGCTCGCCGCCACCGCCCTGGTCCTGCTGGGGCTGGTGCTGCTGGTGGGGCCGCTGCGGACCGCCGGCAACCTGGAGATCCGGGCAGCCAACCTGCCGGTACGGACGTGGACCCCGCTGATCGCCGGTCAGCTCGGCACCGCCCTGCTCGGGCTGCTCGCCGTCGTGGCGGTGGCCGCCGCGCTCGCTCTGCCCGCCGTCGTCGCGCTGGCCGCCAGCCTCCTGGTGGGCGCCGGCGCCGGGGCTGTCGCGCTGGACCTGGCCCGGCGGCGGTTCCGGCCTGCCAGCGGTGGCAACCCGGTGGCTCGCGCACTGCGCCGGCACCAGCCGGAGTTCCTGCTGCACTTCTCCGCGCCGCCCGGCTCGGAATACCAGGTCACCATGTGGCTGCCGTACCTGGAGCGGATCGGCCGCCCGTTCCTGGTCATGGTGCGCGAGCCGGAGTTCCTCGCGCCGATCGCCGCGGCCACAAGCGCGCCAGTGGTCTACTGCCCCACCCTGCGGACCATGGACGAGGCGCTGGTGCCGAGCCTGCGCACCGCCTTCTACGTCAACCACGGCGCGAAGAACAGCCACTGCATCCGGTTCACCCAGCTCACCCACGTGCAGCTGCACCACGGCGACAGCGACAAGGCGCCCAGCGCCAACCCG from Micromonospora profundi harbors:
- a CDS encoding ABC transporter ATP-binding protein; protein product: MHAANEATVALPVLTPERIPTVVVDDAHIIYRVHQGAGGGTTPVAALRRLVKRTNAPNIREVHAVKGVSFTAYRGEAIGLIGSNGSGKSTILRAIAGLLPVNRGAIHTQGQPSLLGVNAALLNDLSGERNVVLGCLAMGMHPDEVAKQAQGIIDFSGINERGDFASLPMRTYSSGMAARLRFSIAAAKKHDVLLIDEALATGDKGFRKRSEQRVRELREGAGTVFLVSHQLSSVRDTCERTLWLESGVLRMDGPTDEVIRAYEAYANKK
- a CDS encoding bifunctional cytidylyltransferase/SDR family oxidoreductase, with amino-acid sequence MTQDQTTGPDAATETPVPWRPSRTVAVVLAGGTGTRLGLGIPKQLLKIAGKPIIEHTLAVFEAAPEIDEIIVLMATGHVEDARQIVEKAGLRKVTKVIEGGDTRNATTRIALDAVGPADCNILFHDAVRPLLSGRIVRECVNALWTYDAVDVAIPSADTIIQVDENDCITDIPVRSRLRRGQTPQAFRSPTIREAYRIAEDDPNFAATDDCGVVLRYLPGTPIKVIDGSDENIKVTHPVDVHLADKLFQLAAAQAPRLTNHRSYTEELTGRTIVVFGGSYGIGHELTELARGYGAQVFPFSRSTTGTHVERAEDVEAALKTAFEATGRIDHVVVTAGILERGALAEMDEETMDRLLQVNFVGPVTIARQALPYLQQTKGQLLLYTSSSYTRGRARYALYSATKAALVNLTQALADEWADVGVRVNCINPERTATPMRTRAFGEEPEHTLLAAEAVAQSSLDVLVSDLTGQVIDVRRAPGDGPAPAAVPAQSGAGRVEVSAGTTSAS
- a CDS encoding ABC transporter permease, whose protein sequence is MATPALVDPHTGLTQAQLAARHGLRVAGERPSLVEYSRRLWAYRHFIAAYANAKLVASYSNAKLGQLWQVLTPLTNAAVYYLIFGVVLAQNDRIPNFIGYLTTGLFIFNFTQSAVLAGTQSISGNLGLIRALHFPRASLPLSTTVTQFQQLLASMVVLIGIVLVTGEPITWKWLILVPALLLQAVFNAGVVLFVARMGSKASDLKQVMPFLMRTWMYGSGVLYSVSLFSRLPGWASTLVQYNPLLVYIELARYALLDEPPLLNESLTQLWLVGAGWALVAGIGGFIYFWRGEQEYGRG
- a CDS encoding CDP-glycerol glycerophosphotransferase family protein, yielding MRGDLVRKLAARCLSVGLAVLAFVVVALTGATGWGLALAVAALAAAAAEQRARPGADLVAETTLIAAAVLVGYARRLDDGFDLALAATALVLLGLVLLVGPLRTAGNLEIRAANLPVRTWTPLIAGQLGTALLGLLAVVAVAAALALPAVVALAASLLVGAGAGAVALDLARRRFRPASGGNPVARALRRHQPEFLLHFSAPPGSEYQVTMWLPYLERIGRPFLVMVREPEFLAPIAAATSAPVVYCPTLRTMDEALVPSLRTAFYVNHGAKNSHCIRFTQLTHVQLHHGDSDKAPSANPVSGIFDRIFVAGPAAIDRYARAGVQIPAEKFVVVGRPQVESIQVRPEPAVGLAQPTVLYTPTWTGHHADADYCSLPVAEALLRRLLARGATVILRAHPYTTQNPASARQLGRLTELLVADRSRTGRPHVVGAAARELSLTECVNRSDALISDVSGVISDYLYSGKPYAVTDMGDEGERFTENFPLAASGYVLRRDMSNADEVLTALLDTDPLAEARWATRRRYLGDFPAESYAEAFLTAARRELASTDHSTERSTQLTPLA